The following are encoded in a window of bacterium SCSIO 12643 genomic DNA:
- a CDS encoding right-handed parallel beta-helix repeat-containing protein, giving the protein MKKNKTSFLILICAMLFQPALFAQETVVPEGFKEDVRKEYNQLDHHRQHELPFSEYYRFKLEDYKRIQSTPRSAMAVPTPTSVCGNGDFESPLSTADWFGEYGSLDAADLPDFPNFSTGFQSGPINSASSRHTIVPAGADPNVPINTTPSGTGNSLRIGNQVNGNGAEMISKRFTVTSANALTGFWYAVVLQDPNHPTESQPSFWVRVIDHTAGGVEVSGLVNLGNGSEKIYADLNDPFFQTQGSIAYRDWTCVQMNLTSLMGHDIEVNFINEDCGYGGHYGYTYIDDFCGSCSGNPTGNFDMDIKKTDTCGPGEICITYELPEAPDGTTGGLSVVVNIYQNGAFVGTLPGISLIAGTSYCWPVTSTFLASLDQSAGGFDFVIHGDFYLNGGVIGSMDVGTVPQGIEPGLNNDYELDCGDCWLDDIKPTDYTVIPASISIIADQLWEGKYYIPDNVIVNVVGATIDLTNVDIIFGECAGMVFSRDAEVRVNNSVFRPCDMNTTWLGFAFKDQAYGVINESTFKNAQVALDFQNMDAAYVRVANNLFENCRVGIGTRSVTFMDGITGNTFNVDRNEIDYRVDCNSPYGEPVLGGGTYAQDHWGILSMQTRFVGNISQNDFVSVQEGSGTGTGKKFYGISLIDETTATVSDNNFTDMYRSIDINKSYNVNVDNNEMEVNSIDPTAAFVSEHQIRSSASSSIHVTSNEMLYGYKFQQNNVSWNSHSAIYFEDVSRSSITNNTITGFESGIQMIKSTNLTVKENQLADMGYCGIHVAYGSSIDVMCNTINMEDDYRTTALGIYYLVAEREDQRVRFSGNCVFEASTAILVEGSPGSCAALPLITNNFLYNYTEFGVDGRYAQGNIGAAGSAASGGRNTFASNNTGLGAIDIRAISCPINTDGNFGVLATSGPVTVGRNQYYSTASCGTQVTEDYDKLKENYNETCDPKFSPEGNVIESIAGSNTLIEGYPEALSQVGDINTEVSNWFAALSANTSTKEMDALYQTLMNGSYDLDESLVSYYYYFHKGDYTKATGELSGIQLDLHADWYTLENIKLGLAQESRMLNAADVEIIKTLETLVDDRQVYYEANQMLQTAVAGHDFPFVAIPKVKVIESTNVKTLDQNRVVVYPNPTNLELNVNYFFSTDGPSSIKVIDLLGKVLKSQNIDNQSGYISFDVSDLEEGVYIVEIVDYSGARETIRFVKM; this is encoded by the coding sequence ATGAAAAAAAACAAGACAAGTTTTTTGATTTTAATCTGTGCGATGCTGTTTCAACCCGCATTGTTCGCCCAGGAGACGGTCGTGCCCGAGGGCTTTAAAGAAGATGTACGGAAAGAGTACAACCAATTGGACCATCACCGCCAACACGAACTTCCGTTTAGCGAATATTATCGCTTTAAATTGGAAGATTACAAACGTATTCAGTCCACTCCTAGAAGTGCGATGGCCGTACCAACGCCTACTTCAGTTTGTGGAAATGGAGATTTTGAATCCCCTTTATCAACAGCAGATTGGTTTGGAGAATATGGATCATTAGATGCTGCTGATTTACCTGATTTCCCCAACTTTAGTACTGGATTTCAAAGTGGACCGATTAACTCTGCTTCATCCAGACATACTATTGTTCCTGCTGGAGCAGATCCAAATGTGCCAATTAATACCACGCCATCAGGTACCGGCAATTCTTTAAGGATTGGTAACCAGGTTAATGGTAATGGTGCAGAAATGATTTCTAAAAGATTCACTGTAACTTCAGCGAATGCCTTAACTGGTTTTTGGTATGCGGTGGTTTTACAAGATCCAAATCACCCAACAGAATCTCAGCCATCTTTTTGGGTGCGTGTGATCGACCACACTGCTGGAGGTGTTGAAGTGAGCGGATTGGTGAATCTAGGAAATGGATCTGAAAAGATTTATGCAGATTTGAATGACCCATTTTTTCAAACTCAAGGAAGTATCGCGTATAGAGATTGGACTTGTGTTCAAATGAATTTAACTTCATTAATGGGACATGATATTGAAGTAAACTTTATCAATGAAGATTGTGGTTATGGTGGTCACTATGGCTACACCTATATTGATGATTTCTGCGGAAGTTGTAGTGGAAACCCAACCGGAAATTTTGATATGGATATCAAAAAAACAGATACATGTGGCCCGGGTGAAATCTGTATAACTTATGAATTGCCAGAAGCTCCGGACGGAACTACAGGTGGATTAAGTGTAGTCGTGAATATTTACCAAAATGGTGCATTTGTGGGTACATTACCTGGAATTAGCTTAATCGCTGGAACGAGTTATTGCTGGCCTGTGACATCTACATTCCTTGCGAGTTTAGACCAGTCTGCTGGAGGATTTGATTTTGTAATTCATGGAGACTTCTACCTAAATGGAGGTGTCATTGGTAGTATGGATGTCGGAACGGTCCCTCAGGGTATAGAACCTGGTTTAAACAATGACTATGAACTGGATTGTGGTGATTGTTGGTTAGATGATATTAAACCAACTGACTACACCGTAATTCCGGCAAGTATTTCCATTATCGCGGATCAATTATGGGAAGGTAAGTATTACATTCCGGATAATGTGATCGTAAATGTGGTAGGTGCTACAATTGATTTAACCAATGTGGATATCATCTTCGGAGAATGTGCTGGAATGGTATTCAGTAGAGATGCTGAGGTAAGAGTGAATAACTCTGTATTCCGTCCATGTGATATGAATACTACCTGGTTAGGATTTGCATTCAAAGATCAGGCGTATGGTGTGATCAATGAGTCTACATTCAAAAATGCACAGGTGGCATTAGATTTCCAGAATATGGATGCTGCATACGTAAGAGTAGCCAATAACTTATTCGAAAACTGTAGAGTAGGTATCGGAACCAGAAGTGTCACATTTATGGATGGAATTACAGGTAATACATTCAATGTGGACAGAAATGAAATTGATTACCGTGTAGATTGTAACTCTCCATACGGAGAACCTGTATTAGGTGGAGGGACCTATGCACAGGATCACTGGGGAATCTTATCAATGCAAACCAGATTCGTTGGAAATATTTCACAAAATGACTTCGTGAGTGTTCAGGAAGGATCAGGAACCGGAACAGGTAAAAAATTCTATGGAATTTCATTAATTGATGAAACTACAGCGACTGTTTCGGATAACAACTTTACAGATATGTACAGAAGTATTGATATCAATAAATCTTACAATGTAAATGTGGATAACAACGAAATGGAAGTGAACTCTATTGATCCAACGGCAGCTTTTGTAAGCGAACATCAAATTAGATCAAGTGCATCATCTTCTATTCATGTCACTTCAAATGAGATGTTGTATGGATATAAATTCCAACAAAATAATGTTTCATGGAATTCACATTCTGCCATTTATTTTGAGGATGTATCACGTTCGTCTATCACAAACAATACCATTACAGGTTTTGAATCAGGAATCCAAATGATTAAATCAACGAACTTAACAGTGAAGGAAAATCAGTTGGCTGATATGGGATATTGTGGTATTCATGTAGCGTACGGATCTTCAATTGATGTGATGTGTAATACCATCAACATGGAAGATGATTACAGAACAACAGCATTGGGTATTTACTATTTAGTGGCTGAAAGAGAAGATCAAAGAGTGAGATTCAGTGGTAACTGTGTGTTTGAAGCAAGTACAGCGATTCTGGTAGAAGGATCACCAGGTTCATGTGCGGCATTACCGTTGATCACGAATAACTTCTTATACAACTACACTGAGTTTGGTGTTGATGGAAGATATGCACAAGGAAACATTGGCGCTGCTGGTAGTGCTGCAAGTGGAGGTAGAAATACTTTTGCAAGTAACAATACCGGTTTAGGTGCAATTGATATCCGTGCTATCAGTTGTCCAATCAATACGGATGGAAACTTCGGTGTATTGGCAACAAGTGGTCCGGTAACCGTTGGTAGAAACCAATACTATTCTACAGCTTCTTGTGGAACTCAGGTTACTGAAGATTATGACAAGTTGAAAGAAAATTACAATGAAACTTGTGATCCTAAATTCTCTCCGGAAGGAAATGTAATTGAAAGCATTGCAGGTAGTAATACTTTAATTGAAGGTTATCCTGAAGCATTATCTCAGGTAGGAGATATTAATACTGAAGTTTCAAACTGGTTTGCTGCATTAAGTGCAAATACTTCAACAAAAGAAATGGATGCATTGTATCAAACATTGATGAATGGGTCTTATGACTTAGATGAGTCATTAGTTTCATACTACTACTATTTCCACAAAGGAGACTACACTAAGGCAACTGGTGAGTTAAGTGGAATCCAATTGGATTTACACGCTGACTGGTACACTCTAGAGAATATCAAACTTGGTTTGGCACAAGAATCTAGAATGTTAAATGCTGCTGATGTAGAAATCATTAAAACTTTAGAAACATTAGTTGACGATCGTCAGGTATATTATGAGGCAAATCAAATGTTACAAACAGCTGTTGCTGGACATGATTTCCCATTTGTGGCGATTCCAAAAGTTAAGGTGATTGAAAGTACAAACGTGAAAACTTTAGATCAGAATAGAGTGGTCGTATATCCAAACCCAACTAATCTGGAGTTAAATGTAAATTACTTCTTTAGCACGGATGGACCATCTAGTATCAAAGTGATTGATTTATTAGGTAAAGTACTGAAAAGTCAAAACATCGATAATCAATCTGGATACATCAGCTTTGATGTGTCTGATTTGGAAGAAGGTGTGTACATCGTAGAAATCGTAGATTACTCTGGTGCCAGAGAAACAATCAGATTTGTAAAAATGTAA
- a CDS encoding TonB-dependent receptor, with translation MKQYITFFLLILSSLSWAKSFNGVIKDDQNFPLIGAHVKITSLNLHTVSGMDGSFHFPEIDTQTILLEVSFMGFKNWSQTIQMDQHTSPLVIKMEENATQLNSFNLIANVNGGSMAGARLKEKKSEQVINITSSEAIALSPDNSVAEVIQRVSGVTLESNPSGTGSSFTIIRGMPKRYNYTLVNGIKIPSSNNKNRFVSLDLFPSDLLERLEVIKSLTPEMEGDAVGGVVNMVMKKAPEKPTFRVNAFVGYHSIYFNNNFHYFDASKTDATSPFQKYGPDYKASADDFTTENRETYTKEFAPDMYASLSYGKRFLKKRFGLIVTGTANQMHTGARSVRFEPSTTRDGSSLPVLTNMTERFYYNSVTQFGLNALADYYINSNHQIQLSGLFLNLNNNQLREQEKSRLWGVNPGDPTPKVISQRFRQTTNLINNYTLQGDHKITKSQKIKWVVAYSKAQKKRPDHADFVTVNNYSLVQDQESILIAEDGDNQRSWEYNTDKDITGKLDYSFDLQTDQSNLTFKVGGLYRLKNRNSFIVTYRFNPDPAVQAYGYDWKPDDPNITEYGTWEKYGDVQFRIRNPEGSTRNELNNNAHQNIAAAYGQVKLNHAQLIEVIGGLRMEHTDQGYELLAPRADQVPSQSSTYIDYLPSISLKYNLSDKSNVRFSYFYSIIRPGYFEIIPYMYRMEDYIEMGNPDLKKIRTHNVDLRYENYFNPTDQLLVGIFYKQINDPIEYVLTDGKDFGINDIVRRPDNFGTATNYGLEINYIKYHKTLGVKFNYSYTNSSVTTQKSLRSRENPDDDTSPIITTSIDQTRPLQGQSAHIGNISLLYKGLSDGIKAQISGSFTGERIRTVSNFYNNDEWEGNFFRLDFSIEKEFKKDFAVYLKARNLLNSKYQTFIKQPVSQENSEFPYQGNPGDDVLTGSEQVGLEFRLGVKLKL, from the coding sequence ATGAAGCAATACATTACATTTTTTCTTTTAATTCTAAGTTCATTAAGTTGGGCTAAGAGCTTTAATGGTGTGATTAAAGACGATCAAAATTTCCCACTTATTGGCGCACATGTTAAAATCACTTCCTTAAATCTACATACCGTTTCAGGAATGGATGGGAGTTTTCATTTTCCGGAAATTGATACCCAAACCATTTTACTGGAAGTTTCTTTTATGGGATTCAAAAACTGGTCTCAAACCATTCAAATGGATCAGCATACTTCTCCTTTAGTGATTAAAATGGAAGAAAATGCGACTCAACTTAATTCCTTTAATCTCATTGCCAATGTAAATGGGGGAAGCATGGCCGGAGCACGTTTAAAAGAAAAGAAATCCGAGCAGGTGATTAACATTACTTCATCAGAGGCTATTGCGCTTTCTCCGGATAACTCTGTAGCCGAAGTTATTCAACGTGTTTCGGGCGTTACTCTGGAAAGTAATCCAAGTGGGACCGGATCTTCATTTACCATTATTAGAGGAATGCCTAAAAGATACAATTACACCCTGGTTAATGGGATCAAAATCCCGAGTTCGAACAATAAGAACCGATTTGTTTCTTTAGACCTCTTCCCTTCTGATTTGTTAGAGAGATTGGAAGTCATTAAATCTCTTACTCCAGAAATGGAAGGAGATGCTGTAGGTGGTGTGGTAAATATGGTGATGAAGAAAGCACCTGAAAAACCTACTTTTAGAGTCAACGCATTTGTGGGATATCATTCCATCTATTTCAACAATAACTTCCACTACTTTGATGCTTCTAAAACCGATGCTACCAGCCCTTTCCAAAAATATGGCCCGGATTACAAAGCCTCTGCTGATGATTTCACCACCGAAAACAGAGAAACCTATACCAAAGAATTTGCTCCGGACATGTATGCCTCTTTATCATACGGGAAACGCTTCTTAAAAAAGAGATTCGGATTGATTGTAACCGGAACGGCTAATCAAATGCACACAGGAGCGAGGTCTGTACGCTTTGAACCAAGCACAACCAGAGACGGAAGTAGTTTACCCGTACTGACCAATATGACTGAAAGATTTTATTACAATAGTGTCACCCAATTCGGTTTAAATGCATTGGCAGATTATTACATCAATTCCAACCATCAGATTCAACTTTCGGGATTGTTTCTGAACTTAAACAACAACCAACTTCGAGAACAAGAAAAGAGCCGTTTGTGGGGTGTTAATCCGGGAGATCCAACTCCTAAAGTGATCAGTCAACGTTTTCGCCAAACCACAAATCTCATCAACAATTATACACTACAGGGAGATCATAAAATCACCAAAAGCCAAAAAATCAAATGGGTAGTGGCTTATTCCAAGGCTCAAAAAAAACGCCCCGATCATGCGGATTTTGTAACGGTTAATAATTACTCGTTGGTACAGGACCAGGAAAGCATCTTGATTGCTGAAGATGGAGATAACCAAAGAAGTTGGGAATACAACACCGATAAAGACATTACCGGAAAACTGGATTACTCCTTTGATCTGCAAACGGATCAATCTAACCTGACTTTTAAAGTGGGTGGTTTATATCGATTGAAAAACAGAAATAGCTTTATTGTCACATACAGATTTAATCCGGACCCTGCAGTACAGGCTTACGGTTACGACTGGAAACCAGATGATCCAAATATTACTGAATATGGTACCTGGGAAAAATATGGTGATGTACAATTTAGAATCCGTAACCCGGAAGGTTCTACCCGAAATGAATTGAATAACAATGCGCATCAAAACATTGCAGCTGCATATGGACAGGTGAAATTAAACCACGCGCAACTCATTGAAGTTATTGGGGGATTACGTATGGAACATACGGATCAGGGTTATGAACTTTTAGCACCTCGTGCAGATCAGGTTCCTTCTCAATCATCAACCTATATAGATTATTTACCCAGTATTTCTTTGAAATACAATCTAAGCGATAAGAGCAACGTACGCTTCTCTTACTTCTACTCTATTATCCGTCCGGGATACTTTGAAATCATCCCTTATATGTATCGAATGGAAGACTACATTGAAATGGGTAATCCGGATTTAAAGAAGATTCGTACCCACAATGTGGACTTACGTTATGAAAACTATTTTAACCCTACCGATCAATTATTAGTGGGCATCTTCTACAAGCAAATCAACGATCCGATTGAGTATGTATTAACAGACGGAAAAGACTTTGGTATTAACGATATCGTACGGAGACCTGACAATTTTGGCACCGCCACTAATTATGGTTTAGAGATTAACTACATCAAGTATCACAAAACCCTTGGAGTTAAATTCAACTACTCTTATACCAACTCTTCGGTGACTACTCAAAAGTCATTACGGTCCAGAGAAAACCCTGATGATGATACTTCTCCAATCATAACAACTTCCATTGATCAAACACGCCCGTTGCAAGGTCAATCTGCACATATTGGGAATATCTCATTGCTATACAAAGGACTCTCTGACGGCATCAAAGCACAGATTTCCGGTTCATTTACAGGAGAGAGAATCCGGACAGTATCTAACTTTTACAATAACGATGAGTGGGAAGGAAACTTCTTCAGATTGGACTTCTCAATAGAAAAAGAATTCAAAAAAGACTTTGCAGTTTATCTCAAAGCGAGAAATCTATTGAACTCTAAATATCAAACTTTCATCAAACAACCTGTGAGTCAGGAAAACTCAGAATTCCCTTATCAGGGGAATCCCGGAGATGACGTGTTAACCGGTTCAGAGCAGGTGGGATTAGAGTTTAGACTTGGTGTGAAACTTAAATTATAA
- a CDS encoding YqaE/Pmp3 family membrane protein — protein sequence MILIAVLVPWLSFFLRGKILSGLLCLFLQITLIGWLPAAIWAVASRSNAMTNKRIRKMERRILRAQRA from the coding sequence ATGATTTTAATTGCCGTTTTAGTTCCATGGTTGTCCTTCTTTTTAAGAGGTAAAATCCTTTCCGGATTATTGTGTTTGTTTTTACAAATTACGCTTATCGGTTGGTTACCTGCAGCCATTTGGGCCGTTGCATCTCGAAGCAATGCGATGACTAATAAACGGATCCGCAAAATGGAACGTAGAATTTTAAGAGCGCAAAGGGCATAA
- a CDS encoding ABC transporter ATP-binding protein, translating into MSVLKINNLSKTYPNGVKALDNVTIEIENGMFGLLGPNGAGKSSLMRTLATLQEADSGSAFLDDLDIFSEPTELRKVLGYLPQEFGVYPRITAEQLLDHMCILKGITQNSQRKELVKYLLDKVNLYDKRNKSVKGFSGGMKQRVGIAQALIGNPKLIIVDEPTAGLDPGERNRFYNLLADVGKEVIVILSTHIVDDVRELCTNMAIMNTGSIVYQGSPQTAIDDLNGKVYQKAVSREELKEYANNYSIISNKMVAGLPLIHVYSESDPGNGFEPVLPNLEDVFFSKINTAHAIV; encoded by the coding sequence ATGAGCGTTTTAAAAATCAATAATCTTTCGAAGACCTATCCCAATGGTGTAAAAGCCTTAGACAATGTAACTATTGAAATTGAAAATGGCATGTTTGGACTGCTGGGACCAAATGGAGCTGGTAAATCTTCATTGATGCGTACATTGGCTACTTTGCAGGAAGCAGATTCAGGAAGTGCTTTTTTAGATGATTTGGACATTTTTAGTGAACCTACCGAATTGAGAAAAGTTCTGGGATATTTACCACAAGAGTTTGGTGTGTACCCTAGAATTACAGCCGAACAACTTTTAGATCATATGTGCATTCTAAAAGGAATTACGCAAAACTCTCAGCGTAAGGAACTGGTAAAATATCTATTGGATAAAGTGAACCTTTACGATAAGCGTAACAAAAGTGTAAAGGGATTTTCCGGAGGTATGAAGCAACGAGTGGGAATTGCGCAGGCTTTGATTGGAAACCCAAAATTGATCATTGTAGATGAGCCTACCGCAGGTTTAGATCCGGGGGAACGCAATAGATTTTACAATCTTTTAGCGGATGTAGGTAAAGAGGTGATTGTGATTCTGTCTACGCATATTGTAGATGATGTACGTGAATTATGCACCAATATGGCGATCATGAATACAGGGAGTATCGTATATCAGGGATCTCCGCAAACTGCCATTGATGATCTGAATGGAAAGGTATATCAGAAAGCGGTTTCAAGAGAAGAACTCAAAGAATATGCAAACAATTATTCGATTATTTCGAATAAAATGGTGGCTGGGTTACCATTGATTCATGTGTATAGTGAATCTGATCCGGGAAATGGTTTTGAACCGGTATTACCAAATCTGGAAGATGTATTCTTTTCTAAGATCAATACCGCACACGCAATCGTATAA
- a CDS encoding suppressor of fused domain protein: MSTYQNPFSNRKHFYEHPEWIDAHLAKFFDEDQISVFHEIPTLDLHLDIYLIQPKETDFNILMTSGMSLLKMNITDQMENPNDFEFSELMMMIPKRIEFGKVYTGKNKNDWILSVLKKTAKFPHFYNTWIGVGHTIQAEEDLTPYGKDTDYVGAVILPSVTYDKDFTEIHRNGRRINIYCVFPLYKNELEFKVKNGYHKFLDVLIKANNTEMLDVNRENLFPQKSFWNRVFGN, from the coding sequence ATGTCAACGTATCAAAATCCCTTTTCCAATAGAAAACATTTTTACGAACATCCAGAATGGATAGATGCGCATCTGGCTAAATTCTTTGATGAAGATCAAATTTCTGTGTTTCATGAAATACCAACTTTGGATTTACATCTTGACATTTATTTAATTCAACCCAAAGAGACGGATTTCAATATTTTGATGACTTCGGGAATGAGTCTCCTAAAAATGAATATTACAGATCAGATGGAAAATCCAAATGACTTTGAATTTTCAGAACTGATGATGATGATTCCGAAGCGTATTGAATTTGGAAAAGTTTATACCGGAAAGAATAAGAATGATTGGATTTTGTCAGTTCTTAAAAAGACTGCAAAATTCCCTCATTTTTATAATACCTGGATTGGGGTAGGACATACGATTCAAGCCGAGGAGGATTTAACTCCATATGGTAAGGATACAGATTATGTGGGCGCGGTAATCCTACCTTCTGTAACCTATGACAAAGACTTTACAGAGATTCATAGAAATGGACGTAGAATTAATATTTATTGTGTTTTTCCACTGTATAAAAATGAACTGGAGTTTAAGGTCAAAAATGGATACCACAAATTCCTGGATGTTTTAATAAAAGCCAATAACACAGAAATGCTGGACGTAAATAGAGAAAATCTATTTCCGCAAAAAAGCTTTTGGAATAGAGTGTTTGGAAATTAA
- a CDS encoding SRPBCC family protein: MKYLKYLLYVVVILVVIFFGNGMITPSISYENEVVVNKSVTEVWAVMEDDSRISEWLPVIDRIEPVSGEPGTVGAVSNIYVNENGEEMVMQETITAKTPNAHMAMTFTMDFMDMDYDMKLVEKEGKTYITTTSTTTGNGMFSKSILSFMSGAMSEQEDENLNRLKKVIENN; the protein is encoded by the coding sequence ATGAAATATCTAAAATATCTCCTGTACGTAGTAGTGATCCTTGTTGTGATCTTTTTTGGTAATGGTATGATTACACCATCCATCTCTTACGAAAACGAAGTAGTTGTGAATAAATCGGTAACTGAAGTTTGGGCCGTCATGGAGGATGATTCTCGTATTTCTGAGTGGTTACCTGTAATTGATCGAATTGAACCGGTAAGTGGTGAGCCAGGTACCGTTGGCGCTGTATCCAATATTTATGTCAACGAAAATGGAGAAGAAATGGTGATGCAGGAAACCATTACGGCAAAGACCCCAAATGCACACATGGCCATGACATTCACCATGGATTTTATGGATATGGACTATGATATGAAGCTGGTAGAGAAAGAGGGTAAAACATACATTACTACGACTTCAACAACTACCGGGAATGGGATGTTTTCCAAATCTATTTTGTCGTTTATGTCTGGAGCGATGAGCGAACAAGAGGATGAAAACCTAAACAGATTGAAAAAGGTGATTGAAAACAACTAA
- a CDS encoding glycosyl transferase produces MKVLYAIQGTGNGHLSRANDIIPLLKEIADVDVLISGIQSDVTIPFHIKYRLNGLSFIFGKNGGVNLWQTVKSFRLFRLLKDIFTLPVREYDLVINDFEPVSAWAAKLKNVPSVSLSHQAAVIDEKAPKPEKDSKLGKLILKKYAPSQQSYGFHFEKYQDHIFTPVIRKQIRELKVTNRGHFTVYLPAYGNELLINYLSQVENANWEVFSKFCTSEFQYKNVKVKPINNEAFIRSLASCAGVLCGAGFETPAEALFMEKKLMVIPMSNQYEQQCNAMSLKKMGVPVLKGLSQESVSEIQDWINKARNVKVNYPDMTREIIGKVIRGI; encoded by the coding sequence ATGAAAGTATTATATGCAATTCAGGGAACAGGAAATGGACATTTAAGTAGAGCCAATGATATTATTCCCTTATTAAAAGAGATCGCAGATGTCGATGTGTTGATTAGCGGAATTCAATCAGATGTTACTATTCCGTTTCATATTAAATATCGTTTGAATGGATTGAGTTTTATCTTCGGTAAAAATGGAGGCGTAAACCTATGGCAAACGGTGAAGTCATTTCGTTTGTTTCGCTTGTTAAAAGACATATTTACATTACCGGTTCGTGAATACGATTTGGTGATTAACGATTTTGAACCTGTTTCTGCCTGGGCGGCAAAATTGAAAAATGTACCAAGTGTATCTTTAAGTCATCAGGCTGCTGTAATCGATGAAAAAGCGCCAAAACCGGAAAAGGATTCTAAATTGGGAAAGTTGATTTTAAAAAAATATGCCCCAAGTCAACAGTCCTATGGATTTCATTTCGAGAAGTATCAGGATCATATTTTCACACCGGTAATTCGTAAGCAAATTCGTGAATTAAAGGTAACCAATCGTGGACACTTTACGGTGTATTTACCTGCATATGGAAACGAGCTATTGATCAACTATTTGTCTCAGGTAGAAAATGCGAATTGGGAAGTGTTTTCTAAGTTCTGTACTTCAGAATTTCAGTATAAAAACGTAAAAGTAAAACCGATCAATAATGAGGCGTTTATCAGAAGTTTAGCATCATGTGCAGGAGTACTTTGTGGTGCGGGATTTGAAACTCCGGCAGAAGCATTGTTCATGGAAAAGAAACTGATGGTGATTCCAATGAGTAACCAGTATGAGCAGCAATGTAATGCGATGAGCCTAAAGAAAATGGGGGTGCCGGTACTGAAAGGTTTAAGTCAGGAAAGTGTAAGTGAAATTCAGGATTGGATCAATAAGGCGCGTAATGTTAAAGTAAATTACCCGGATATGACCAGGGAAATTATCGGGAAAGTGATCCGTGGTATTTAA
- a CDS encoding UDP-2,3-diacylglucosamine diphosphatase: protein MTKESQKRDVEIVVISDVHLATYGCRAQELLNYLQTVNPEILILNGDIIDMWQFNKRYFPTSHMKVIKYITSLMVKGTQVYYITGNHDEMLRKFKGFQMGSFQIVNKLVLDLNGEKAWFFHGDVFDVTMKHSKWLAKLGGHGYDMLILLNTFVNWVSQKMGRGRLSLSKRIKNTVKQAVSHINDFEKIVVDMAMYKKYEYVVCGHIHQPQSLEVLGPEGRKVTYLNSGDWVENMTALEFNRGQWKIYEYLKDPIAQSLNGEETEFDIRENEMMANSKEIFNDLVKEFEFDAVKM from the coding sequence ATGACAAAGGAAAGTCAAAAAAGAGATGTAGAAATTGTGGTCATTTCGGATGTGCATTTAGCCACTTATGGATGTAGAGCACAAGAGTTATTAAACTACCTACAAACCGTTAATCCGGAGATCTTAATTCTTAATGGAGACATTATAGATATGTGGCAGTTTAACAAACGTTACTTTCCAACCTCACATATGAAGGTCATTAAATACATTACGTCTCTAATGGTTAAAGGAACGCAGGTATATTATATTACCGGGAATCACGATGAGATGCTGAGAAAGTTTAAGGGGTTTCAAATGGGCTCGTTCCAAATTGTCAATAAACTGGTTTTAGATTTAAATGGAGAAAAGGCATGGTTTTTTCACGGTGACGTTTTTGACGTGACTATGAAGCATTCCAAATGGTTGGCAAAGTTGGGTGGTCACGGATACGATATGCTGATTCTATTAAACACATTTGTGAATTGGGTAAGCCAAAAAATGGGGAGAGGTAGATTGTCTTTATCTAAAAGAATAAAAAATACGGTAAAGCAAGCCGTAAGTCATATCAACGATTTTGAAAAGATTGTTGTAGATATGGCCATGTATAAAAAATACGAGTATGTCGTATGCGGACATATCCATCAACCACAATCGTTAGAAGTTTTAGGCCCGGAAGGAAGAAAAGTGACCTATTTAAACTCAGGTGACTGGGTTGAAAATATGACCGCTCTGGAATTTAATAGAGGTCAATGGAAAATCTACGAATATTTAAAGGACCCTATAGCGCAAAGCTTAAATGGGGAAGAAACCGAATTTGATATTCGTGAAAATGAAATGATGGCGAATTCAAAAGAGATCTTTAATGATCTGGTAAAGGAGTTTGAATTTGACGCAGTTAAAATGTAG